From the Achromobacter pestifer genome, the window CAGATTCCGGCGCTCAAGGAAGAAACCTACGGCCGCGACTTCTCGGAAATGCTCCAGGAGCGCCGGACGTTCGATGAGGCCCTGGCCGACTCGGCGCTCACGATCATGACGCGGCAGCGGCTCAAGATCGTGAAGTCGCAACTCTTCCAGCAGCTCGACAACGCGGCGGTGCTCTGATGGCGAGCGATGACAAGATCGAAGAGCTGATACGGGAAATCGCGGTCAAGCACGGCATCGCCGTTGGCCGCGACGATCCGATCTTGATCCTCCAGACGATCAACACCCGACTGATGCAGGACAGCCAGGCCGCGCAGCAAGAAATCCTGGATCGCTTCAAGGAAGAGCTGGAAGCCATCGCACACCGTTGGGGGGATGACGCCAAGGGGAAGGCCGAAAGGACGCTCAACGCGGCCCTGGCGGCCTCCAAAGAGGCGATGGCGAAGGGGATGCAGGACGGCGGCAAGGCCGCCGCCGAGGCGG encodes:
- a CDS encoding conjugal transfer protein TraM, producing the protein MASDDKIEELIREIAVKHGIAVGRDDPILILQTINTRLMQDSQAAQQEILDRFKEELEAIAHRWGDDAKGKAERTLNAALAASKEAMAKGMQDGGKAAAEAVRRELEAAAAQLAAPIREARRVSYMNIVAAGMAVFAAALALWASL